The Spirulina subsalsa PCC 9445 region CTGGGGTAATATCCACCACAGACCCCTGTAACATTAAATCGGGTTTGAGAAAGCGAGTAAAAGTCATAACGATTCTGTATCTGTTTCTAGTTGGCGTTGGCGTTCTCGTTCTTGACGGATGCGTTGTGTAGCCGCTTCATGTTCTTCTAGGGTGCGGCTAAAAACGTGAGTCCCGTCATAATTAGCCACAAAAAACAGATATTCCGTCCTTTCGGGATTGAGAACTGCTCTTAAACTATCCACTCCGGGGCTACTAATGGGAGTAGGGGGCAAACCCTCATTCAGATAGGTATTATAGGGGGAGGGTTGGCGCACCTGGTCTAAGGTCAAAGGTTGATCGGGGGTTTGACGAATCCCTGTGCCGTATTCAACGGTTGGATCGGACTCTAAACGCATCCCCTGAGAGAGACGATTGAGAAAGACTCCCGCAATACGGGGGCGTTCTTGGGCAACGGCGGCTTCCTTTTCTACCATACTCGCCAACGTCACCCATTCTTGCAAGGTTAAATCTTGATTCTCCTGTGCCGCTTCATATAACGGTAATGCCACCTCCTGAAAACGGGCTAACAGGATTCGGATCACCTGTTGGGGTGTAGCACCTTGGGGAAACTGGTAGGTATCGGGGTATAAAAACCCCTCTAAATGGGGTAAATCCGGCGGTAGCCAAGGAAACTCCTCGGGGGAGGGCATTTCCTGCGTTGCGGCCATAAACTCCGCCTGAGTGAAGTATTGCCGCCGCTCAAACTCCGCCCCCATTTGCTCTAATGACCAACCTTCCGGCAGGGTGACACGGGAATCCTCCACTACCCCCTCCCAAATACGGCGGGCAATTTCTGGCATGGACTGGGTAGGAGTCATGGTATAAACCCCCGCTTGGAAACCCCCCTCTCGATTTTGCCAAGCGAGCCAAAATGCCCAAATATTCCAAGCCCAAGCCGAATGAATCATCCCGGTGGCTTCTAAATCTTGGCCAATTTGCCGGGTGGATGTTCCGGTGGTAATTTCCAGTTGAATCTGGGTTTCTTCGGGGGAGATATCCTCTCCGTCTACCACAGGGGAAATCGCCCAGTACCACCAAGTCGCACCATGTAATCCCGCCACTCCAATCATTAAAGGCAAGAGGAGAAGGGGATAAGTCCATTGGGAAAGTCTTCTCAAGAGGGTCATAAGCAGGGTTGGCAAAGGATGAAATCAGAGGGGGGTTGCTTTAATTCATGTCCTCTTGTTCAAGGGTTTGGACTAGGAATTCTTCGAGATAGGGTTGAATCTCTTCTAATTCTTCGGCCGTCAGCAATTCGACTTTTTCGTTGTGGCGGCGTTTGCCAAATAACAGGAGGGGATTAAGTGGGGTGTAAATTTCATATTCTTGGTCTTCATGGTAGAAGTGGGTCAGGAATTGAAACTCTTCTGACTCAACTTGACCCGTTTCGGTTTCAATTTCTAGGGTTAAGATGCTATCTTCTTCGGTTTCGGGTAATTCTCCCGCCACCGTGAGGGTATATCCGGCGTAGTTCAAGACTAGATTCTGTTCGGCTAAGACTGCTTTGGCATCGGGAAAGACTGTCTGGAGTTCTTCGGAATCTTCCACCCAAGTGGCCTCGGAATCGTCTTCATCACTATCCCAAGCAATGATCGTAATGGGAGAGTCTACGGGGAGTAGGAGTAAATACTGGTCATCCTTATGAAAGAAAGCTTGTTCGACAAAACAGGGTAGCGATCGCCCTTCCTCATCATAAAGATGAACTACTTCGCGGTTCGATTGCTCCGGTTCTGGAAAAAATTGGGAAGAGGACATAAATCAAACGCCACCAAAACAAAGAGTAGGTTTCAGAATAGCACGGGACAGGAGTCAGTAATCACGGATCCTTGGGAGTGGGAGAGAGGGAAGGGAGGGAATCGGGAGTCGGGAGTCGGGAGATAGGGGGACTTGATAACCGTAAGGTTGATTAATTTTCCTATGGCTTCCCCTGTAGTGGCTACATTGCTCTTTATGATGTAAGGAGAGAAACGATCCATTTGAATCATTTGGGGTGAATCAATACCTAGGGCCTGATAGTGGGAGTCTAAAACAAAATGAAGAGCTTAATAGTAGACGATGCAAGGTACAACCTAGAACCCTTGGAACAAGTCTTGCGATCGCGAAATTATCAGATCACCCGTTGTTCTGATGTCAATGCCGCTTGGGAAATCTTTGCCCAGGAAGTGTTTCCTTGGGTCTGGATTGCCTTGGGGGATGAGTTAGCCCCTCGTTTACACCTCTGCCAAGAAATGCGATCGCGCTTTCCCCAACTCCTCTGTATTGCCATCATCTCCAGCGAAAACCCCACCATCCTTGAACCTTGGCTCAATCATGGTGGTAACGATTATCTCATTCTTCCCGCCTCTCCCGAGCAGATTAACCTCCGTCTTACCATTTGGTCCAAACACATTCAACCGCAAATTTCCAGTCTAGAGCGCTTTCAATCCCTCGATACTGCCAGTTTACGCCCCCTCCATCCCGACACCATTAAACGGGCTGCCTTGATGCAGTTTCCCTACATTGCAACCCACCACCTCCGCCAAACCCTCATTCAATTTAAAAAACAACTGTCTGAACTCCTAGAACAACCCCGACAAATCCCCCTAGATACAGCTGCTAATGACTATTTAACCAGCATTTTAGATCGGGCGAATTTAATGCAGCAATTAGTCGGCGACTTACTCATTGATACCCAATCCCAATTACAAGAAGCCACCCCTAACCCCGTCATTCATCAGGATTATGTTATTGTTAACAGTAACTTCACCATTAAAGAATTTTCCGACAACGCAACCCACTTTTCTGATGGAAAATATATCCTCAAAAAAGGAGAAGACATCCGAAAAGTTTTTCCTGAATTTATTGGCTCAGAGCAAAACTTATTGCAAATATTAAAAGGTAAACATAAATCCTTTGAACTCCTAGGAGTAGGACGTTTTGATGAGCAAGATCACCCCCTCTATTTTGATATTCATGTTCTGAAATATCCAGAAAATATAGCAGGTAAACGATGCTTGATTGTTTTATTGAATAATGCGACAGAACGTATGGTCTTTCAGCAAAAACTCGTTCAAACAGCCAACGAAACACAACTATTACTTAAAAAACTTTCTAGCACAAAAGACTACATCAATCAGATCATTTTGTCAATGGCTGATGCTTTAATTGTCACCACGAAAACCGGACTGATCAAAAAAATTAACCCCGCTACCCAAAAACTGTTCGGTTATCGTGAGTTAGAATTATTAGGGCAACCTATTACTAAAATATTTGCGCCTCACTATTTTGACGTTCTGCGGGACCAACAACAAAATCATATATTGTCCTCTACTGAAATTATCTGTTGCAAAAAAACAGGTGAAAAATTGTCAGTTTCTTTCTCTTGTTCTCGCATAGAAACTGACGAAGGAATGGAAGAATTTGTCTATGTTGGTAGAGATATTACCGAGCGTAAACAAGCCGAAATTAAAATCAAAAATCTGAATTACTCCTTACAAGAGCGCACCCAAGAACTTGAATTAGTTAACGAAGAACTTGAATCCTTTTCCCGCACTGTTTCCCATGACTTAAAAACTCCCCTTTCCCATATCGAGTTTTTTAATCAGATGCTATTAGAAGAATATGGTGATTGTTTAGATAATGAAGGAAAAGATTATCTGGAGCAAATTAGAAAATCCTGTGTAAGAATGCGCCAGATGATCCACGATCTTCTACAATTAGCCCATGTTACCCGCACTGAGTTAACCATTGGTCAAGTTGACTTAAGTCAGATGGCGGAAAAAATTATAAAAGATCTGCAACGGAATAGTCCTCAACGTGAGGCCGTCTGTTCTATTGCCCCCAACTTAATTGTTTATGGCAATGAGGGATTGTTGCAAGTTGCCCTAGAAAACCTCTTAGGCAATGCTTGGAAATATACAAAAAAACAACCAAAAACTAAAATTGAGTTTGGGGTATTGTCTAGTCAAGTAAGACGAGCTGAAAATTTAGAGTACAATGGGGAAGATGAAACCCAAAGAGTCTATTTCATCCGTGACAATGGCGCAGGATTTAATATGGAATATGCAGACAAATTATTTACCACCTTTGGGCGGTTACATTCTCAAAGAGAATTTGAAGGAACAGGCATTGGTTTAACTACAGTTCAGCGCATTATTCAACGACATGGAGGTAAGATTTGGGCAGAAGCAGAAGTCAACCAAGGGGCAAGCTTTTATTTTACACTCAAGATCAATTAAAGGTGAATCAAGCGTGAGATGAATATAGTTCTACGCCCCCAACGGGATTTAGATATTAAAGGTGCTTCTTTGCTTCAGCAAAAAGTGGTTAATTTGTTACCTGCACCCGATAATTCTTGCTGGGTCATTGATTTAGTTCAAGTGAATTCAATTAATCACTTTGGCTTAACTGCTTTAATGGCTGTCCGTCGGGCTGCCAGACAGTATAAGTGCCGTTTATACTTGTTAAATGTCAAGCAACAAGTGCGTTATATGTTGGAAATTACCGAGTTAGACAAAGAGTTTAAAATTATTGAAAGTTTAGAGGAAGTTTTTGATTCTGGGATTCGGTTGCTCTTGTGTTAATTGTCTTCTATGATTGATTGATCAGGGCTTTTAGTTTTGAAAACTGCTGAGGATGAATTAGGCTTAAATTAATTCCAGTTAGCACAATCCAGAGTAACATATTGGCAATAAACATATATTGATTATGCAGTAGCATATATTCCATCGTAATCAGCCCCAGTAACCACCAATGCCCATTTTCTACCTTTTCACGATTTCCCCATAAAAAGAGAATCGGGATAATATTAATTACACTCGAATGTAAAAGAGAACCGGGATAGATAATTAAAGAAAACATTAGCATAGACATAAAACTCCATTGCTCATGTTTCTGATTGATATTAAGACATACCCACAAAGTTGTTAAACCTAACAATAATCCCAAGGCAATATGCAGGGGATGGAAAATCGGTGAACCCCCAGAGGGTGTATAATTTGTAAGACGTAATATATTCGCTAACAGTGACCCATTGATTGGTTCAATATATACTTCAAAAGGTAAAGCAGAATAGGGAGCATCAGTTAAGTAAGTATGAAATGGCTTGACTCCAATAATTACTAAGGTCAGTGCTGTAAGTCCAATTAATACGGCAAAAGCTGAGACTAAAACTCTCCATTGTCGTCTGGCAATTACATAAACCAATAGTAAGGTAACAAAGGGTTTAATTAAAATACCTAATCCTAACCAAACCCCCCCTATGATTTTAGACTGGTTACGCCAATACATTAAAATCGTGAGTAAAACTATAAAGTTAGTTTGAGCAAATAGGAGGTTACTTTTTACCCCAAAAATAGTTAAAATTAAGCTAGTTGTTACTAATAATCCCAATATTTTATGATGTTTTAGAAAAATCTGCCATAACAAAGTAATGGTTAAAATTAAGATTAAAATATTAACCGTATACCATAAAAGTAAAGCCTCTCTAGGCTCAAACCAACCTAGGGGAATAAATAACAGGATACTGGGGGGAGGGTAAGGAAAACCACAACAGAGAAAAGAGCGTGTGAATCCTTCGCCAATGTAATTGGTCAAATCAAAGGAGATCACCAAGGATTTCAGAACATTAGCATCATAAAGATTTAGACCACTAACGGCGGCTTTTCCTCCTAGCCAAAAAGCTAAAAAATCCCAGTCTGGAAGCTTTTTGATGTTGTTAATAACAATCGTAAAAAGATGATAGAACAATAGCATTAACAATCCTAGATTAATCCCCCATAATAATGTAGCTTGACTCCAGTTATATTGAGAAGTCCGCTCTTTAAAGTGTAACAATAACAAAATGATGGGAACAGCTAATATCCAGCCCGGAATATTTAAGAGTGTGGAGAAAACGGCCAGAAATCCCCAGAATAAAATGACTATTAACGTGGTGATATTTTTTCGTTTCATAATATTTTTACTGATTATAAATAAGTGTGTATAACTTTTATCTCCCATTATAGTAACTTTAGAGCAGGTGATCTCAAATTTCCTTGAATCCTCAGAGTTCAGAAAACACATTAGGGAAATGTTGACTACTGTATGCACTAGATGGTAGGGGGGGGAAACCGTGCAAGCTTTACAATCTGGAGATTATAGCCCTTGTGCTTTGATTGGTAATAAAATGTTCTATAAGTTTTCTGGTATAACTTTTAAACATCTCTCTAGGCAAACGAGCATGACAAAACCGAATTTTTTTATTGTTGGCGCTCCCAAATGCGGCACAACAGCGATGCACAGCTATTTAGAACAACATCCAGAAATTTTTATGCTTAACATCCCTGACTCACCGGAGAATATGGCCGGGGGGAAAAGGGAAATTCACTTTTTTGGCAGTGATTTAAATTTTAGCAGACCAACTCTTGAGGAATATCTCAGTTATTTTAGTGGGGCTAGTGGGAAAAAAGTTCGGGGAGAATCATCTGTATTTTATCTCTATTCTAAGCAGGCTGCACAAGAAATTAAGCAGTTTAATCCTGAGTCAAAAATTTTAATTATGCTCAGAAATCCTCTAGAAATGATGTATTCTTGGCACTCACAGTTAGTTTTTTGGGGGGATGAAACTATTGCTGATTTTGAAACAGCTTTAAAGGCAGAAAATACCCGAAAAAACGGGACGGGAATTCCGATCCAAAGGGATCATCCTATTGAATGCTTTTTTTATTCTCAAATTGCTTGTTATACGGAACAGATCAAGCGATATCTAGATACTTTTGGACGGGAGAACGTACAGATTATTATCTTTGATGATTTTAAGCAAGATACCCCGGCTATTTATCGCAAAACTTTGCAGTTTTTAGGCTGTCGAGATGATTTTGAAGCAGATTTTAAGGTCATTAATGCCAATCGTCAAGTCCGCAATTTAGCGGTTCAACAATTTTTACGTCGTCCCCCTAAGTCGTTGCGTTTGATGGTTCGTTCTTTGATTCCTTCTCCTATCCGAAAACGCTTAAGGGGTGTTTTAGAAAAATACAATATTGAACAAAAATCCCGTTCACCTCTCAGCCCTGAGTTAAACGCGAGTTTGCAGAAAGAATTTAGGTCAGAAATTGAAAAATTGAGTGAGTTATTAAATCGGGATTTAATGGCTTGGGTGGAGGGCAGTGGCAGTCCGTTAAATTAAAGTAGGTAAAATTAAAGGCGAACACTTTCTTGAAATACCCAGATTTCCCGGTTTGTGTCCCATTGTAAGCGAAAACGAAGCCGATCTCTTGAGGTCTGACCATTTTTGAGTTGATAACGGAGTTGGGTGATAACGGTTGCGGTTTCTCCGGTATTTTCGATCACTTGGACTTGTTGAACTTCCACATTTTCTACACTTTCCCACCAGTTTGTATAGTCACTGTAACGATTGTTGGAATGTTTGCGGTGGAAGTCGGGAGAAAGTTGTTCCCAGGCGCTGCTATAGTTACGACGGTTAATTGTTGCATAATAGTCTCGCACGGCTTGAGCAGGTGAGGGTTTAGTATTAGAAGCTGGGGTGTCTGTTGGTAGGTCTTGGAATTTGACGACATCGGGGCTATGGTTGGGGTTAGGGCTGGCGAAAGAACAGTAGGCATCGGGGATTTTTTGTCCGTGTTGTCGCAATCGTTCAATGCAGCGATCGCGCTGATCAAATTTCCCCGCGTAAACTTGATAATAAGGCCGACCGGATAAGTTGGCATAGTCAGGAATCCAAAATTCCCCCGCGCTGTTATATCCTGCCTGTCTCAACTGCCCCAAGCGCTGTTGAGCATTTTCCCGGTTTTCATAGGCAGAATCTGCTAAAAAGTAGAAGGGGGAAACGCTAGGAGTTGAGGGAGTCGCGGGAGTCGCGGGAGTTGAGGGAGTCGCGGGAGTTGCGGGAGTCGCGGGAGTCGCGGGAGTTGCGGGAGTCGCGGGGGTGGAGGGAGTTGAGGGAGTCGAAGCAGTGGGGGGTTTTTGGGGGGTATTAGAGGCGTTCAAGAACATAATGGCTACCACCCCACTCACGCCTACAATTGTCCCTATAATGGCGGCAAACAGCCACAGAGGGAAGATTTTTGAGGGGGTGGGAGTGATATTAGGGGGAGGACTAGCGACAACTGTAGGGGTAACGGGATGTAATGCGTCTAACATATCCTGTGCGCTGCGGAAGCGATCGCGAGGATGATACTCTAAAGCACGATCTAACACTGCCGCTAATTCCAAATCTAGGTTAGAAACCTGATGTCGCCACTTAATTTCCCCGGTTTGTGGGTCAATTAAATCCGAGGGGTGCTTACCCGTCAGAAGGGCAACAATTGTTAAAGCCAAGCCATATAAATCACTGGAAAAAATGGGTCGTCCTGCGGCTTGTTCTGAGGGCATAAAACCGGGAGTCCCAATAACAATAGAAGAAGTCATTTTTCCCTCAGAATTGACCTCAATTCCCATAGTTTCTTTAACCGCACCAAAATCAATCAGAACGGGTTTAAGGTCTGACTGACGCAAAATAATATTATCGGGTTTAATGTCACGGTGAATAATGCCTTCTGTGTGAATATACTGTAAGATGGGTAATAAACCAATCAGGACTTCCCGCGCTTCTGGACTGCTTAACGTTCCTTGATACATCCGTTTAGAGAGGGGCTGTCCTTGAATATATTCTTGCACCAGATAAAACTGATTGCTTTCCACAAAATAGGCGTAAAGTTGGGGAATTTGGGCTTGTTCTGTGCCGAGTTTCTCTAAAATGGCGGCTTCCCGTTGAAAGCGTTCTTGTACTAATTGATAAACGGCGGGCTTATGACCAATAGGTTGTAGTTTTTTTACCACACAAATACGCTGGGATGGCATATGGGTATCTTTGGCCAAAAAAGTTTCACCAAAGCCCCCTTGACCGAGTTTATTGATAATGAGGTAGCGATTATTTAATAAGGTGGGTGTCATTTTTTATGTTAAGCTTAAAATCGGGGGGTGATCCCATTCTTTTTTACATCCCGGCAATCATTAGATCCGCCAAAATAATAGTCTAGAGGGTGAGTCTAGAGGATTGTAGCCTGCATTGGAGGGACTCAACTTCTATTCTAACAGTCCCCTCTGGGTTCAAAATTGATAATGACTAGGGAATCGGGTGTCGGGAATCGGGAATCGGGAATCGGGAGTCGGGAATAGGCAAAAGGCAACAGTAATCAACCCATCCCCCCCTCTCCCCCTCTCCCCCTCTCCCCCTCCCCCTCTCCCCCTCCCCCGTAGGGGTGCAGTGGCAGATCATCCCCCAAAAGCATTAAGTCCTTCATGGCTTACACCCAAAACGATAAAATGGAGAGGTAGCATTCCCATAGGTTTTCAGACCAAGCTTATGCAGACAGTCGATCCTAAAAACAACCCAGTCCACAATATGGACATTCCTAAAGTTGGTTTACCCGTTACGATTATTACAGGATTCCTTGGCAGTGGTAAAACCACTCTCCTTAATCATATTTTGACGAACCAAGAAGGCCTGAAAACGGCGGTTTTGGTCAATGAATTTGGGGAAATTGGTATTGATAATGAACTAATCGTCAGCACAGGCGATGATATGGTAGAACTGAGCAATGGCTGTATTTGCTGCACGATTAATGAAGATTTAGTGAATGCAGTGTATCGGGTCCTAGAACGGGATGATAAAATAGATTATTTGGTGGTTGAAACTACCGGATTAGCTGACCCTTTACCTGTGGCTTTAACTTTTTTGGGGACGGAAATTCGGGATATGACCCGGTTGGATTCTATTGTCACGGTGGTAGACTGTGAAAACTTCAGTCTGGATTTATTTAACAGTGAAGCGGCCTACAGTCAAATTGCCTACGGTGATGTGATTCTATTGAATAAAGTGGATTTAGTAGATGAGGCCAATGTAGACGCGCTGGAGGTCAGGATTCGGGATATTAAATCTGAGGCGCGAATTTTACGCACGACTCGTTCACAAGTGCCGTTACCCCTTATTTTAAGTGTGGGTTTATTTGAGTCGGATAAATACTTTGATCAGATGGAAGATGACCATGATCATGATCATCACCATCACCATCACCATGATCATGATCATGACCACGAGGATCATGTTTGTGATGAAACCTGCGATCATGATCATGGTCATGATCATCACCATCACCATCATCACCATTACCACTCAGATCACCTAGAAAATGATGGTTTTACGTCAATTTCGTTTAGTAGTGATCGACCTTTTGCGATTCGCAAATTCCAGTCTTTCTTAGATAATCAGTTAACGTCTAATATTTTCCGGGCCAAGGGGATTCTCTGGTTTGAAGAAAGTCCCAATCGTCATATTTTCCATTTAAGTGGTAAGCGGTTTTCAATTGAGGATGATGAGTGGAAAGGGGAGAAAAAGAATCAATTGGTTTTGATTGGTCAGGATTTAGATCATGATAAACTGCTTCAACAGTTGAAGGATTGTTTAGTGGAGAGTTAAATCATGGGAACTCCCCTGTTCCTCATTAACGGGGGACTTAATTGATTGGAAACAAGATCGCTGCTAAATAATGGGTCGATCGAACATTAGTTCTCTATTAACACCGGACTGACTTGATTGCAAACCCAAGAGGAGAAGGCTAACTAACCTCCTCCTCTTCCCCTTTTATGGGGGAATTAGTTAATCAAAAATACTAACTAGATAACCTCCGGTAAAAATCAGGAGAATTGGGGTCAAGTATAAACCAAACTGCTGGATCATTTTCCTTCGCTCAAATGGTATTAAATCCAGCTTGGCGGAATCCAAAATCCAAGGCTCTACATCGGGCAAAAAGAGCAAAAATGCTGAGTTTATTAAGGGTTTATTGTAAACAGAAAATAATGGCGGTTTCTGATTGAATTAAAATCAGGTTGTGCAAGGAAAAAAGCCGTTTATCCGGTCGTTCAGAGTTTAAAAATTTGGGTTAAAGTCTAGATTGTTTGGGGTGCGTTAGTGGTGGCTACTTTAGAATTTTAGGAATTGCCTTTGTTCCCCAAGTCATTAGCGGGGATGACCTCTAAAAACTCTTGGGGTTGGTGCAATAAGCCCCTACAAACCTGTGACTTTGGGCAGCGCCAGCCAGTTTAAAGCCCCTAGAGTTGACATTCCCCATTTCCCAGTGAACTACCCCACCCTGCCTAGGCGCGAGGATGGAGCTTCCTGATTCAATGGGAAGTGCTTTCTATACCGAAATATAGCCAGTCTTATCTTCCCTCCCCAGGCAGAAGTCCTAGTTCCTAAGACCCAAATTTTCTCTTGCAACACAGCCCTTTTTAGCTTGGTTTTCGCTTTGGGAGTTAGTGGTCAAGTCCATCCGGTCCCTGCAAGCGAGGAAGGGGAATTCCGCAGCATTTTTGTTAAAATATAGCAAGAGTCCTCCTGCTCCCTTTAGAATGAACCTATTGACACAGGAGGAAAACACCTTGGTTGTTGCGATTGAAAGCCTACTTACCCCAGAAATCCATAAACCAGCCCGCTACTTAGGCAATGAAGTCGGAGCCGTGCATAAACCTTGGGACAGTGCCGCCGTGCGTTGGGTGCTGACTTATCCTGAAGTCTACGAGGTGGGGGCTTCTAACTTGGGGCATATTATTCTCTACAATGTGCTGAATGCCCAACCCCGTCAACTGTGCGATCGCGCCTATCTCCCCGCCTCCGACCTAGCCCAGAAACTTCGGGACACCCACACCCCCCTCTGGGCTTTAGAATCCCGTCGCCCCCTCCTCGATTTTGACATTCTCGGTTTTAGTCTCAGCTACGAATTAGGGGCAACCAATATCCTCGAAATGCTGGACTTAGCCGGAATTCCCCTCACGGCACAAGAACGCCTACAAACCACCTCCCCCCAGTACCCCCTCATTTTTGCCGGAGGACAAACGGCTACCTCAAACCCTGAACCCTACGCCGACTTTTTCGATTTTATCGCCCTGGGGGATGGGGAAGAACTCCTGCCAGAAATTGGCCAAGCCCTTGATGAGGGCAAGGCGGCCGGATTGTCTCGCGAGGCTCTATTACTTAAACTCGCCCAAGAAGTCAAAGGGGTTTATGTGCCTCACTTCTACGACATGGCCGAGGATGGGTCAGTGCATCCGAACCATCCCGACGTTCCCCCCCGGATTTTACGCCGCGTCGCCGCCCCCCGGCCGGAATATTCCATTGGTTTAGTCCCCCATATCCAAACGGTACACGATCGCCTGACGGTGGAAATTCGCCGGGGATGTACGCGAGGCTGCCGTTTTTGCCAGCCCGGAATGTTAACCCGCCCCGCCCGGGATGTGGAGCCGGAAAAGGTGGTAGAAGCCATTACCGAGGGGATGCGGGCGACGGGACATAATGAGTTTTCCCTCTTATCCCTCTCCTGTTCCGATTATTTAGCCCTGCCTGCGGTGGGGATGGAGATTAAAAACCGCCTCAAAGATGAAAATATTGCCCTCTCCTTACCCAGTCAACGGGTAGATCGATTTGATGAAAATATTGCCCGAATTATCGGCGGCACAAGGCAAACGGGCTTAACCTTTGCCCCAGAAGCGGGAACCCAACGGATGCGGGATGTGATTAATAAGGGCCTCACCAATGAGGAGTTATTACGGGGCATTAAAACGGCCGTTGAACAGGGCTGGGATAAGGTGAAGCTGTATTTTATGATTGGCTTGCCGGGAGAAACCGATGCGGACATTTTAGGCATTGCGGAAACCCTGCGCTGGCTGCGGCGAGAATGTGCGACTAAGGGGCGCAAACGCCTTGATTTTAATGTCACTATCTCGAATTTTACCCCCAAACCCCACACCCCCTTTCAGTGGCATTCTGTCTCAACGGCGGAGTTTTTGCGCAAACAGGAGTTACTGCGCCAAGAGTTGCGGGGAATGCGGGGGGTGAAGGCGAATTTTACCGATGTGCGCTTTTCGGTGATGGAGGATTTTCTGGGACGAGGCGATCGCACGCTGGCCCCTGTCATCCGTCGGGCTTGGCAATTAGGGGCGGGGATGGATGCTTGGATGGAAGGGTTAGATCAAGCCTTTGTCGCTTGGGAACAGGCGATTACAGAATCCGGCCTCAGTTGGAAATACCGCCAAATTGAGGAGGGGGAATGGAACGTCATGGAGTCCCAAAACACCCCTCTAGAGTCCAAACGCAAGCGCCCCCAATATTCTTGGGATGAGCGCCTCAACGCCCGTTTACCTTGGGATCACATCAACACAGGCATTGATAAAGACTGGCTTAAAGCCGATCTACAACGGGCTTTAGAAGCCGCCACGGTTCCCGATTGTGCCTTTGAAGGGTGTTCTCAATGTGGCATCTGTGGGGCGGATTTTGGGCAAAATATCGTCATTGAACCCCCACCCATTCCCGCCTTCCAAGGGCATTTTAAGCCCAATCAAGACCGGGTTCAGCGCCTGCGGGTGCGTTTTGGCAAATTAGGGGAAATGCGCCTCCTGAGCCACCTTGACCTGGTGCGACTGTGGGAACGGGTGATCCGCCGCGCTGGGATTCCTATTTCCTTTAATGGGGGATATCACCCCATGCCGCGCATTTCCATCACCTCGGCGTTACCTTTGGGCATGACCAGTTCCGGGGAGTTGGTGGATTTTGAACTAACTCAACGCTATGAGGTGGGCGAGTTTGAGCAGTTGCTGAAGGAGAAACTTCCGGCGGAGATTCCGGTGTATGAAGTCCAAGAGATTGATCTAAACAGTAAGTCCGCCAACCGTTTGTTACAACAGGCCGAATATACCCTCTTAGTGGCCGATGAGGGGGCAGACTGGGAGGGCTGGATTAACGGCGTGTTGGACTGTTCAGAGATTTGGTTTGAGAAAACCACTAAGTCCGGGAAACAACAAATGATTAACCTGCGCGATCGCCT contains the following coding sequences:
- a CDS encoding sulfotransferase domain-containing protein, which codes for MTKPNFFIVGAPKCGTTAMHSYLEQHPEIFMLNIPDSPENMAGGKREIHFFGSDLNFSRPTLEEYLSYFSGASGKKVRGESSVFYLYSKQAAQEIKQFNPESKILIMLRNPLEMMYSWHSQLVFWGDETIADFETALKAENTRKNGTGIPIQRDHPIECFFYSQIACYTEQIKRYLDTFGRENVQIIIFDDFKQDTPAIYRKTLQFLGCRDDFEADFKVINANRQVRNLAVQQFLRRPPKSLRLMVRSLIPSPIRKRLRGVLEKYNIEQKSRSPLSPELNASLQKEFRSEIEKLSELLNRDLMAWVEGSGSPLN
- a CDS encoding protein kinase domain-containing protein, coding for MTPTLLNNRYLIINKLGQGGFGETFLAKDTHMPSQRICVVKKLQPIGHKPAVYQLVQERFQREAAILEKLGTEQAQIPQLYAYFVESNQFYLVQEYIQGQPLSKRMYQGTLSSPEAREVLIGLLPILQYIHTEGIIHRDIKPDNIILRQSDLKPVLIDFGAVKETMGIEVNSEGKMTSSIVIGTPGFMPSEQAAGRPIFSSDLYGLALTIVALLTGKHPSDLIDPQTGEIKWRHQVSNLDLELAAVLDRALEYHPRDRFRSAQDMLDALHPVTPTVVASPPPNITPTPSKIFPLWLFAAIIGTIVGVSGVVAIMFLNASNTPQKPPTASTPSTPSTPATPATPATPATPATPATPSTPATPATPSTPSVSPFYFLADSAYENRENAQQRLGQLRQAGYNSAGEFWIPDYANLSGRPYYQVYAGKFDQRDRCIERLRQHGQKIPDAYCSFASPNPNHSPDVVKFQDLPTDTPASNTKPSPAQAVRDYYATINRRNYSSAWEQLSPDFHRKHSNNRYSDYTNWWESVENVEVQQVQVIENTGETATVITQLRYQLKNGQTSRDRLRFRLQWDTNREIWVFQESVRL
- a CDS encoding CobW family GTP-binding protein, whose translation is MQTVDPKNNPVHNMDIPKVGLPVTIITGFLGSGKTTLLNHILTNQEGLKTAVLVNEFGEIGIDNELIVSTGDDMVELSNGCICCTINEDLVNAVYRVLERDDKIDYLVVETTGLADPLPVALTFLGTEIRDMTRLDSIVTVVDCENFSLDLFNSEAAYSQIAYGDVILLNKVDLVDEANVDALEVRIRDIKSEARILRTTRSQVPLPLILSVGLFESDKYFDQMEDDHDHDHHHHHHHDHDHDHEDHVCDETCDHDHGHDHHHHHHHHYHSDHLENDGFTSISFSSDRPFAIRKFQSFLDNQLTSNIFRAKGILWFEESPNRHIFHLSGKRFSIEDDEWKGEKKNQLVLIGQDLDHDKLLQQLKDCLVES